The genomic region ACAAACCTCTCTTCTTAGCATCCCCGGGGTCAAGGCCCTGCTCAACCAGGGGGACCCGGCCCTGGGTATTCCGCGAGGCTTCTGGGACAACATCGAGACGGAATTCACCAGGCTTCAATACAGGCGCCTCCTGGAGACGGGGATTCAAGCGGTAGACGAAGCGCGACATCTGCCTTCGGGTCCGGCGGAAACACAACCTTTCTTTGCCTATCTGGCTGCGGAAATCGCGACAAGCACCGCCATCCCGGAAATCCGCGGCGAAGGGATTCTCCCGAAGCTCGTCCGGGCGCTGCAGAGTTATTCGGGGCTGGTACAAAAGATGAGTTCTGGAATTCTCGGAATTGCCGCGTCTCCGTTGTTCACAGGGGTAGGGAGTCTCGCCGGCATCGAGCTCAGAAAAGGAAAACTGTTCGACCAACCTCAATGGGCGGAATTCGTCAAGGAGAGGCTGCGACCCGGAGATCTCCTGCTGGAAAAAAGTCCTTTTAGGCTATCCAACAAGTTCATCCCCGGACACTTTGGACATGTAGCCCTGTATGTCGGCACAGCAGCGGAGCTGAAGGCCCTCGATCTCCTCCAACAGCCTTGGGTAGCGAAGTATGTGAAGCAGGTTGGTGAAAGAAAAACCATCGTAGAGGCGCTCCCGGGCGGAACCCGGCTCAGTACTATCGAGGACTTTCTCAACACCGACGATCTCGCCATCATCCGGCCCAAGAGCGACAAAATTCCGCCTGCGGACGTGGCGAGAGCGATCACCCTGGCCTTCTCCCACATCGGCAAGCAGTATGACTTTTCTTTCGATAACAACACGTGGGACGCCATCGTCTGTTCCGAACTCGCGTTCCACACCTACGTGAACGTCCGCTGGCCTTTCGCAAAAATACTCAGCTCCTACACCATCTCCCCCGACGACGTGGCCGTCGTCGCCGGCTCGGACCCGGCGCGGCCCTTTGAGCTGATTACATTCGTCCACGACGGCCAAGTCGTGCACGACCGAGCGACCGGACTGCTCGATGAGCCAAAGTACATCGACCTCTTGGGCAAACGCTATGACGAAGCCGGGTACTTTGCGGCGCGATGACTCGAGACGACAAGTTCTCATTTATGCCCGTAGGTAAATACAGCGGCACGCTCGGATATCCCGGGTTCAAAGCGCTCCTCGCCACCCAGTTCTTAAGCGCCTTCAACGATAACGTCTACAGGATGGTGCTCTCATTGATCGCCTCCGGCGCCACCGGCGGCGGGGCCAGCGCCCTTGCCCTGGTCGGCGCCGTCTTTATTCTCCCTTCTTTGCTGTTCTCGGGCTATGCGGGACATGCGGCCGACGTCTGCAGCAAGCGAACCGTTATCGTCGTCACCAAGGCGGTCGAGGTGGCCGGCATGGGGTTGGCGCTCCTGGCCCTTTTCTCTCAAAGGCTCGAGCTTATGCTCCCGGTTCTGTTCCTATTGGCTCTCAATTCTGCCTTTTTCAGCCCGGCTAAATACGGCATCGTGCCGGAGATGCTCGCCGATAAGGATCTTTCCCGGGCCAACGGGCTTCTGGAGATGAGCACCTTCCTGGCCATCATTCTAGGGACTTCGTTGGGCGGCCTCATATTCGCCAGTTGGAGGGACCGGCCGGAGCTCATCGGCGTTCTACTCCTTGCGATCTCGCTGGCGGGGGCTCTTGCGAGCCTGAGGATCACCAAGGTCGCTGGTTCCGGGGTCATAAAACCGTTTCGACTTAATCCCTGGGCTGAGATCGGGCAGGGGATCGGACGGTTGTACGGGGACAGGAGCCTGTGGCTGACGGTCATAGGCATCTCCTATTTTTGGTTTCTGGGCGCCCTGCTCCAGATGGATATTATCCTCTTTGGCAAAGAGGTGATGGGGCTGGATGACTTGCGAATCGGCTTTCTCCTCACCTTTCTTGCCGCGGGGATCGGGCTCGGCAGCCTTTTAGCCGGACGTTTATCTGGCGACAAGGTGGAGTTGGGGCTGGTGCCTCTAGGTTCCATCGGCATGGGGATATTCTCCCTTCTCTTGTCGAACTCCGCCGAATCCTACGGGCAGGCAGCCGCGGCGCTCGCCATGCTCGGGTTGGCGGGCGGCCTGTTCGTCGTCCCGTTAAACGCCTTCCTTCAACAGAGGAGCGGGCGCGAGGAGAAAGGCCGGCTAATCGCAACCAACAATTTTCTCAATACGGGCGGGATTCTTCTCGCCTCCGGGCTGCTCTGGGCATTCCGCGACTGGCTGGAGGTGCCGGCGGACCGGGTCATATTCATCTGCGGTCTCTTCACGCTCACAGCAACGGCCTATGTACTCAGCCTTCTGCCCGACTTTCTCATTCGATTCACGCTCTGGATGTTTACCCACACGATCTACAGAATCCGGCTCGTGGGCCAGGAGCATGTCCCTTTCCGCGGGGCTGCGCTGCTTGTGTGCAATCACGTCTCCCATGTCGACGGCTTGCTCGTGGGAGCCTGTGTCCAGAGATTCATCCGGTTCATGGTCTACCGGCCTTACTACGAGCTGAAACCGCTCCATTGGCTTTTTCGCCTGATGAAAGCAATCCCGGTTTCGGGCAGGAGCCGAAAAGACATTATCGAGTCGTTGGAGCGCGCCCGCGAGGAGCTCCGCCAGGGTCACGTCGTCTGCATCTTTGCCGAGGGGGCGATCAGCCGGACCGGCAACCTGCTCCCGTTCAAACGGGGGTTCGAGAGAATCGTAGAAGGCATGGACGTGCCTGTGATCCCGGTGCATCTCGACCGGCTTTGGGGCAGCATCTTCAGCTTCAAAGACGGGCGCTTCTTCTGGAAGTGGCCCGAGCGTCTCCCCTATCCGGTCACGGTTACCTTCGGCGCCCCTTTGCCATCCAAGGCGACGGCGGAGGAAGTCCGACAGGCGGTTATCGAGCTGGGGTGCGAGGCGGTGAAGATCCGCCGGACGCCGCGGGACTTGCTTTCCGCGCG from Nitrospirota bacterium harbors:
- a CDS encoding MFS transporter; amino-acid sequence: MPVGKYSGTLGYPGFKALLATQFLSAFNDNVYRMVLSLIASGATGGGASALALVGAVFILPSLLFSGYAGHAADVCSKRTVIVVTKAVEVAGMGLALLALFSQRLELMLPVLFLLALNSAFFSPAKYGIVPEMLADKDLSRANGLLEMSTFLAIILGTSLGGLIFASWRDRPELIGVLLLAISLAGALASLRITKVAGSGVIKPFRLNPWAEIGQGIGRLYGDRSLWLTVIGISYFWFLGALLQMDIILFGKEVMGLDDLRIGFLLTFLAAGIGLGSLLAGRLSGDKVELGLVPLGSIGMGIFSLLLSNSAESYGQAAAALAMLGLAGGLFVVPLNAFLQQRSGREEKGRLIATNNFLNTGGILLASGLLWAFRDWLEVPADRVIFICGLFTLTATAYVLSLLPDFLIRFTLWMFTHTIYRIRLVGQEHVPFRGAALLVCNHVSHVDGLLVGACVQRFIRFMVYRPYYELKPLHWLFRLMKAIPVSGRSRKDIIESLERAREELRQGHVVCIFAEGAISRTGNLLPFKRGFERIVEGMDVPVIPVHLDRLWGSIFSFKDGRFFWKWPERLPYPVTVTFGAPLPSKATAEEVRQAVIELGCEAVKIRRTPRDLLSARFLRSAKRRWFLFCMADSTGRELTYGKALTISLLLAQWLRKNGGGERMVGLLLPASIAGALANIALLLAGKIPVNLNFTAGSEAISSAINQCRIETILASRTFLARAKIEEREGMVFLEDVMKQMTPSAKVSTALLAFFLPCRVLEAIYYRGEWNPDSLATVIFSSGSTGVPKGVMLSHHNILSNIEGIAQLFWVTSRDRVMGVLPFFHSFGFTGTLWFPLLSGFGVVYHANPMDAKTIGETVSTRKATILISTPTFYGAYLKRCPAEQFSSLRYAIAGAEKVPDSLARAFKEKYGLDLLEGYGCTEMAPVISVNIPDVTHGRERQTGFKPHTAGHPLPGVAVKAVDPTTWETIPPGQEGLLLVKGPNRMVGYYGQPEKTQEVVRDGWYVTGDIASIDEDGFIRVTDRLSRFSKIGGEMVPHIKVEEAMNQIVGDQACVITAVPDEQKGERLVAFYIRNDITPGELWEKLNRTDLPKLWIPKRENIFSV